The following are encoded together in the Panicum virgatum strain AP13 chromosome 6K, P.virgatum_v5, whole genome shotgun sequence genome:
- the LOC120639274 gene encoding transcription factor bHLH14-like translates to MDEHGRPTSSTSSPPSPASFFSAASNGGVLEFPYTEVPEQWLMDDDDSNVQEQRLLEHGAVWGDDGALLSARSADLSSRNPPAAAATKRGRKPPGPRAGGGPAVSHMEAERHRRDKLHRRFCDLRAAVPNVTRMDKTSLLADATAYIAELRARVEQLEAEARRAAAARKANRPFFVADAAAAAAAAAAPAGSFDFELGEEEKLEVRMVVGREAAATLRLTTAARHGPARLMDALRALDLPVLHACACRVGGVTVQDAVVDVPAELRDADCLRAALLHRLQESG, encoded by the coding sequence ATGGATGAGCATGGCCgtcccacctcctccaccagcagcCCACCTTCCCCAGCCTCTTTCTTCTCCGCGGCCAGCAACGGCGGCGTGCTCGAGTTCCCCTACACCGAGGTGCCGGAGCAATGGCTcatggacgacgacgacagcaacGTACAGGAGCAACGACTCCTAGAGCATGGAGCCGTGTGGGGCGACGACGGGGCCTTGCTCTCGGCGCGCTCCGCTGACCTGTCCAGCAGGAACCCACCGGCCGCTGCGGCGACGAAGCGGGGGCGGAAGCCGCCTGGGCCCAGAGCCGGGGGCGGCCCTGCCGTCAGCCACATGGAAGCCGAGCGGCACCGGCGGGACAAGCTCCACCGCCGGTTCTGCGACCTCCGGGCCGCCGTGCCCAACGTGACCCGGATGGACAAGACGTCCCtcctcgccgacgccaccgcctACATCGCCGAGCTGCGCGCCCGCGTGGAGCAGCTCGAGGCCGAGGCCAGGCGGGCTGCCGCGGCGCGGAAGGCGAACCGCCCCTTCTTCgtggcggacgccgccgccgccgccgctgccgccgcggcgccggccggctcGTTCGACTTCGAGCTCGGGGAGGAGGAGAAGCTGGAGGTACGGATGGTGGtcgggcgggaggcggcggcgacgctgcgCCTGACGACCGCGGCGCGCCACGGCCCCGCGCGCCTCATGGACGCGCTCCGCGCGCTGGACCTGCCGGTGCTGCACGCCTGCGCGTGCCGCGTGGGCGGGGTGACCGTGCAGGACGCCGTCGTCGACGTGCCCGCCGAGCTCCGGGATGCGGACTGCCTCCGCGCCGCCTTGCTCCACAGGCTGCAGGAGAGCGGTTAG